The Sporosarcina sp. Te-1 DNA window GAACCGATAGAGAAGGTTTGTAGACAGTCTGTTTACTAAATATTGATCAATCAAATAATACGTAGTGATGGGGTCTGGGTTTATGGTTCCCCCTGTATCAATCTCAGAGATCCATTCTGCATCTTCACCTTTAAAGTTGAGTCCTCTCAAGACATCCTTATTCTCCTTGATCCAAAAGAAGAAATTGATGGTCATCCGATGAAGCCTGTTCAGCTTTACAACTCTCGTAAAAGACCTTAAACAAAATGACTTCTTGACCTTATTTTCAAACTTTGACTCGTACGCTACCGCTCTACAGTCATTTTTTACGAAAGATCAATTTTTCCTTCGTCATTGAAGAAAGGAACAATAATTCCTGTACGATATTTCCCCTGGAGAGAGTTTTCTGAACATATATAGGAATAACAACGGTGTGTTGGAAACGAGCAGGATCATCGATGCTGCGTTTAAATTGGCACTGGGCATCCGACAATCGAGAGTCTCGGTCCGATAGGCGGAAATGCACATAGTGTAGAGGAGTTTTGGAAGTAGCCTCACTTGTAGAATTGACTAAGTAACACTACATAAAAAATCATTCTAATAAGAACATCGGTAAATCGTGACGGATTCGGATGATGGCAAGAAAAATTCTGAAAAAGTGAAACAGCAATCCGTTCAGCGATTGTTTCTACAAAATAGAGCGAGCTAAGTAACCAGAATAGTTTGTTCCATTTTAGCGACGCTACTATTTTGTTTTAATTAATGAATTGAACAGCAAAAATCAAGAAGAATTGCTCATCTTCTTATTAGTAAACTATTTACTATAAAGGAGATGAGATCATGAATAATAAATCAATCGGGTTATTTCAAGGAATCGCGTTATATATTGCAGCTATATTAGGTTCAGGTGTTCTTTTTTTATCTGGGGTAACTGCTTCCATGGCGGGTCCTGCCTCTATTGTATCCTGGATTATTGTGATTTTGATTAGTTTTCCGCTTGCTTATTCCTTTGCTTGTTTAGCAAAAAAGTATCCTGATGCAGGTGGGGCAGCAACTTATGTTAGAAGATCCTTTGGATACCATATGGGTAATATTGTTGGGTGGTTTTACTTTGTAACAGCCGCAGTTGGTCAAACAATTGTTTCATTAACTGGTGCTTTCTATGTCAGCCAGGCCTTTGGGTTATCAAATTTAGCAACAACAATAATTGCTATACTTACATTAGCAGCAGCAGGTAGTTTCAATTATTACGGGGTAAATATTAGTGGTAAAGTGGCACTAATTTTAAGCACTCTCATATTGATCCTTTTATTGGTAGCTGTATTTGTGTCGCTTCCCAAAATAGACTGGGGCAATTTTACTCCTTTTGCCCCAAACGGTTGGTTTTCCGTTGGGAGTACTATAACTCTAATCTTTTGGTCCTTCTTTGGTTGGGAAGCAATTTGCAATCTGGCAGAACACTTTAAAAGGCCAGAAAAAGACATTGTCAGAGCTTCAATTATCAGTGCAATAGTTATAGGGATGTTATTTATATTGTTAAGTTTTGTAACAATTGGAACAGCAACATTTAAAAGTCAAGAAAGCAGCTTATCTCCTATTGGTGTTATAATGGAAGACACAATAGGAATAGGTGCCAAAATCGTCACAGCTATTTTAGCGTTAATTATTTGTACGGGGACTTCAAATGCTTTTGTAGCCAGCCTGACGCAATTAGGTTATTCATTAAGTAGGGATGGTGCATTTCCAAAGTTTTTTTCAAAGCAACATGTAATAACTCAAATGCCAAAACGAATGGTCATATTTATTATTTTTTTTTCGATTACCGGTGTAATAATGACAAAAGCTTTATCACTCACATTTGATGATATTTTGTTTATTCCAACCTCTCTTGGAATTCTAGTTTATGTTCTTTCCATGGCAGCAGGGGTTAAGTTATTTAGGAAGTGTACTTTGGCGTGGTGGGCATCCTTAACCTCTTTGATTTTATGTTTATTGGTCCTTCCATTTTTTCAGTTATATATATTTGTACCATTAATTGTTCTGGCTATTTATGTAGTTTATATGATTTTGAGCAAAAAGATTTTTGCCTTTAAGGAGGCTTGAAATCTAATGACGAATCAAAATTACCTTTCTAAGGAAATGATGTGGAAAGCAACCGCATCATGTGATGCAACATATGACGGGGTATTCTTTTACGCAGTAAAGACAACAGGGATTTACTGTCGTCCTTCTTGTAAGTCAAGGATTCCTAACGATAAAAATGTTACTTTTTTCTGGTCTGCTGATGATGCTCAAAGAGCAGGCTATAGACCATGTAAAAGATGCAGACCTGATTTAAGATTTCCCAAATATGATCCGCTTGCCTTTATTTTAGAAGATACTATTCAATTGATAAAAACCTGCTATAAACAAAATATTTCCTCACATGATATTGCATCGAATGTGGGAGTTAGTCGCTTTCACCTGAATCGGATTTTTAAAGACCGCATGGGGTGTACCCCGCGTATGTATATGGAAAGAATTAGAATCAATAAAGCAAAAGAATTACTTTTAACAACAGAATATAATAGTACACAGATTGGTTATCAAATAGGTTATCAAAGCATCTCTAGTTTTTATAATGCATTTAAACGAAATACAGGGTTCTCGCCGAGTCAATTCCGCGCTATTCACGCTAGTAATACCTTAAATCATGACTGAACTTATTTTTTAATATAAGTAAAATTAATATAAAACTAGCTTATCCTATAATTAGGCACGAATATAGAGAATGGACAAAATTTTTTTAGTAAACTAAAAAATTTGGAAGTCATTATGCATTTATCCCTCTTATATAACTAAAAATTTAGACAAAATTCTTATAAAACTCTATGGTATTAATAGGATATGGAAGTATTGATGAAAGGAAGTCCGATGATCTTGAAGAAATTGGCTATCGCTTTGTTAGCGCTCCTTATTGCATTCACATTTTCGGTCAGCACATCGCAAGTGGAAGCAAAGTGAGCTAATGTAGTGACGTTTAAAAATTGTACGGAGTTAAATAAAGTACAAAGGCGGCGTAGCGCAATCGGCTAACGTCAAAAATAAAGGCGGCAAAACAAAGTATTCGCCTTTTGTCTCAAAAGCGTTGTACGATGCAAACAAAAAGATGGATCGCGATAAAGACCTGATCGCCTGCGAGAAATAATCCTAGCAACCAAAGACAGACTGCTGACGAGCCGTAGGAACGGCTTGTCGGCAGTCAGTTTTATTGGAACTTAATCGCTTAATCAAAGGAATGGCTGTCTTGGAGCCTTGCATAGTAAAACCCTATAACACCCTAAGAAAAATTCTTCTGCTCAATTCTAATAGCTGGTCTGCCATCAAAACATTCTTCTAGTCTCATTCTACTATTTCTGAACTATTTTTTATTCCACCCCCATAAAAGGGACACTTGTTACGAATTAGTAGGTGTCAACAAAGACAAATCTTAAAAAAGGATGATGATAGTATGCAGAAGAAATGGAAAAGATCTGGAGTTGCACTTTTGATTGCTGGATTAACAGTGTCTGGGACAAGTTATGTATTGGCAAACGCTGAGGAAGTAATTGATCTTAGTAAACTGAATGCAGCGACAACGCCAGAAGATATTGAAACGCCGCCAGCGTCAGAAACAACTGCAACTACCGAAACTCCGGAAACGCCAGATAAGGTTGAAGATACAAATAAAGAAGGAAATATATCGGAATCGGGAAAAGAAGAAACAGATAAGGAAGAAGCAGATAAAGACAAATTGCCTGCAATTCCTGAGGATTACACTGCAGGTAATCTAGCAGCACTTGCGAAAGCCTATGATAAAGTCGAAAACCCAAATGCGAAAG harbors:
- a CDS encoding bifunctional transcriptional activator/DNA repair enzyme AdaA; translated protein: MTNQNYLSKEMMWKATASCDATYDGVFFYAVKTTGIYCRPSCKSRIPNDKNVTFFWSADDAQRAGYRPCKRCRPDLRFPKYDPLAFILEDTIQLIKTCYKQNISSHDIASNVGVSRFHLNRIFKDRMGCTPRMYMERIRINKAKELLLTTEYNSTQIGYQIGYQSISSFYNAFKRNTGFSPSQFRAIHASNTLNHD